The Pelodiscus sinensis isolate JC-2024 unplaced genomic scaffold, ASM4963464v1 ctg67, whole genome shotgun sequence genome contains a region encoding:
- the LOC142825192 gene encoding LOW QUALITY PROTEIN: smoothelin-like (The sequence of the model RefSeq protein was modified relative to this genomic sequence to represent the inferred CDS: deleted 2 bases in 1 codon) — MSEQNLLSMDEGALRKLLEATADLAERRQIRSAIRELRRQELEGDGEALASKRFRPEQGGSRRRENKENWLRSQRLEEEQAKALELLAGKLDSITDVEELTVLLRGAGEYEERKLIRAAIRKLRAQEIEAAAAPGRAAGSRRGETEAPGAWPGPALRPRRTRRSGSRAGLRSGRRAASEAGSPRNRRRRTPPPGPSCSCTRSPARARPVPAPRRAAASPRPGGTQSSPRQRPGRATPARSCPTTARYREPSPARPAAAIPVRPGPAAASEEPAAASSAAAPTAGGPAGPGEEGRAGGRSRAGPSLLTSAPRPLKNAAARPAGPQEPVPSSSPPPCARDEAAMKTLFTIQIKDARAQPVSGRLIGPPGGQRAELTLGLSSPAARIAQPHRRERGQDGGGAEAPNGTAPARPGKLSAEELSKIEEEEVLDKMLDRASDFEERRLIRAALRELRQRKREQRDKERDQRLQELKSQAGAGKAGRATETTTRQSAQSADGSARRTLTQTERLVHSNDGTQTSRLTTVESSYTKRSENGSTFVQTKSSYSSSSKKVGSIFDREDESSGPERRQAEKKKELLRAQNLPKTSTSQARKAMIEKLEKEGGSPASPALSRVAVQRSSSFGVPNANSIKQMLLDWCRVKTRGYEHVDIQNFSSSWSDGMAFCALVHNFFPEAFDYAQLSPQDRRRNFEVAFSSAEKHTDCPQLLDVEDMVRMREPDWKCVYTYIQEFYRCLVQQGLVKTKKA; from the exons ATGTCTGAACAAAACCTCTTGAGCATGGACGAAGGCGCCCTCCGAAAACTg ctggaggCCACGGCCGACCTCGCCGAGCGGCGCCAGATCCGATCGGCCATCCGGGAGCTGCGgcggcaggagctggagggggacGGGGAGGCCCTGGCGTCCAAGCGTTTCCGGCCGGAGCAGGGCGGCAGCCGCCGGCGGGAGAACAAGGAGAACTGGCTGCG GTCTCAgcggctggaggaggagcaggccaagGCCCTGGAGCTGCTGGCGGGGAAACTCGACTCCATCACGGACGTGGAGGAGCTGACGGTTCTG CTGCGAGGCGCCGGCGAGTACGAGGAGCGCAAGCTGATCCGGGCGGCCATCCGCAAGCTGCGGGCCCAGGAGATCGAGG CCGCAGCCGCGCCCGGGAGAGCCGCCGGCAGCcggagaggggaaactgaggcaccgggaGCCTGGCCGGGGCCCGCTCTGag ACCCCGGAGGACCAGGCGcagcgggagcagggccgggctcCGATCCGGGCGCCGTGCGGCCAGCGAAGCGGGGAGCCCCCGAAACCGGAGGCGCCGG actcctcctccgggcccctcctgctcctgcacccggaGCCCGGCCAGAGCCCGGCCAGTCCCTGCGCCCCGGAGGGCGGCGGCGAGCCCGAGGCCAGGGGGGACTCAGAGCAGCCCGAGGCAGCGGCCGGGCCGGGCGACCCCCGCCCGAAGCTGCCCCACGACGGCCAGGTACCGagaaccct CGCCCGCCCGGCCTGCCGCCGCCATACCCGTCCGGCCGGGCCCCGCCGCCGCCTCGGAGGAGCCCGCCGCCGCCTCTTCTGCAGCCGCTCCGACTGCCGGGGGCCCGGCCGGGCCGGGAGAGGAGGGCCGTGCCGGGGGGCGGAGCCGGGCCGGCCCCTCGCTGCTGACGTCGGCCCCCAGGCCCCTGAAAAACGCCGCCGCCCGCCCGGCCGGCCCACAGGAGCCCGTCCCCTCGTCCTCGCCGCCGCCGTGCGCCCGAGACGAGGCCGCCATGAAGACGCTCTTCACCATCCAGATCAAGGACGCCCGGGCGCAGCCCGTCAGCGGCCGCCTGATTGGCCCGCCTGGCGGCCAGCGGGCAG AGCTGAccctggggctgagcagcccGGCCGCCCGGATCGCC CAGCCGCACCGGCGGGAGCGTGGCCAag ATGGAGGCGGAGCCGAGGCGCCCAATGGGACGGCGCCGGCCCGGCCAGGCAAGCTCAGCGCCGAGGAGCTGAGCAAGATCGAGGAGGAGGAAGTGCTGGATAAGATG CTGGACCGGGCGTCGGATTTCGAGGAGCGGCGGCTGATCCGCGCCGCCCTGCGAGAACTGCGCCAAAGGAAACGAG AGCAGCGGGACAAGGAGCGGGACCAGCGGCTGCAGGAGCTGAAGAGCCAGGCGGGTGCGGGAAAGGCCGGCCGGGCCACCGAGACCACCACCCGGCAGAGCGCCCAGTCGGCCGACGGCTCGGCCCGCCGCACCCTCACCCAAACCGAGCGCCTCGTGCACTCCa ACGACGGCACCCAGACCTCCCGCCTGACAACGGTGGAGTCGAGCTACACCAAACGCTCGGAAA ATGGCAGCACCTTCGTCCAGACCAAGTCCTCCTACAGCTCCTCCTCCAAGAAGGTTGGCAG catcttcGACCGGGAGGACGAGAGCAGCGGGCCGGAGCGGCGCCAGGCGGAGAAGAAGAAGGAGCTGTTGAGGGCCCAGAACCTGCCCAAGACTTCGACCAGCCAGGCGCGCAAGGCCATGATCGAGAAACTCGAGAAGGAGGGCGGGAG CCCCGCGAGCCCGGCCCTGTCGCGGGTGGCCGTGCAGCGCTCCTCCAGCTTCGGGGTGCCCAACGCCAACAGCATCaagcagatgttgctggactggtGCCGCGTGAAGACCCGCGGCTATGAG cacgtGGACATCCAGAACTTCTCCTCCAGCTGGAGCGACGGCATGGCCTTCTGCGCCCTGGTGCACAACTTCTTCCCCGAGGCCTTCGACTACGCCCAGCTGTCGCCCCAGGACCGCCGGCGCAACTTCGAGGTGGCCTTCTCCTCGGCCGA GAAGCACACAGACTGTCCGCAGTTGCTGGACGTGGAGGACATGGTCCGGATGCGCGAGCCCGATTGGAAGTGTGTGTACACATACATTCAGGAGTTCTATCGCTGCTTGGTCCAGCAGGGGCTGGTCAAAACCAAAAAGGCGTAG